From Panthera uncia isolate 11264 chromosome E1, Puncia_PCG_1.0, whole genome shotgun sequence, one genomic window encodes:
- the RNF227 gene encoding RING finger protein 227 has protein sequence MQLLARVPSLPERGELDCSICYRPFNLAGRAPRRLPGTARARCGHTLCTACLRELAARGDGGVVRLRRVVTCPFCRAPTPLPRGGAAEVAVDPDLWSRLVEKARAERKPDEAGGPVRGGGDADDEEESEEGTGPGSAGWRALRRLWHRVLAPARRWRRPLPSNVLYCPEIKDLARMTRCTL, from the exons ATGCAGCTCCTGGCGAGGGTGCCGTCCCTTCCGGAGCGGGGCGAGCTGGACTGCAGCATCTGCTACCGGCCCTTCAACCTCGCGGGCCGCGCGCCCCGCCGCCTGCCCGGCACGGCGCGCGCCCGCTGCGGCCACACGCTCTGCACCGCGTGCCTGCGCGAGCTGGCGGCGCGCGGCGACGGCGGCGTGGTGCGCCTGCGCCGCGTCGTCACGTGCCCCTTCTGCCGCGCGCCCACGCCGCTGCCGCGCGGCGGGGCCGCGGAAGTCGCGGTGGACCCGGACTTGTGGTCGCGGCTGGTGGAAAAGGCACGGGCCGAGCGCAAGCCGGACGAGGCGGGCGGGCCGGTGCGGGGAGGCGGCGACGCCGACGACGAGGAGGAGAGCGAGGAGGGGACGGGACCCGGGAGCGCGGGCTGGCGCGCGCTCCGGCGGCTGTGGCATCGGGTGCTGGCGCCCGCGCGCCGCTGGCGGCGTCCGCTGCCTAGCAACG TGCTGTACTGCCCGGAGATTAAGGACCTGGCCCGCATGACCCGCTGCACGCTGTAG